A portion of the Streptococcus sp. Marseille-Q6470 genome contains these proteins:
- a CDS encoding ABC-F family ATP-binding cassette domain-containing protein, protein MIILQANKIERSFAGDVLFENINLQVDERDRIALVGKNGAGKSTLLKILVGEEEPTSGEINKKKDISLSYLAQDSRFESENTIYDEMLHVFDDLRTTEKQLRQMELEMGEKTGADLDKIMSDYDRLSEEFRQAGGFTYEADIRSILNGFKFDESMWHMRIAELSGGQNTRLALAKMLLEKPNLLVLDEPTNHLDIETIAWLENYLVNYSGALIIVSHDRYFLDKVATITLDLTKHSLDRYVGNYSSFVNQKEQKLLTEAKNYEKQQKEIAALEDFVNRNLVRASTTKRAQSRRKQLEKMERLDKPEAGNKSANMTFHSDKVSGNVVLTVENAAIGYDGEILSEPINLDLRKMNAVAIVGPNGIGKTTFIKSIVDQLPFIKGEKRFGANVEVGYYDQTQSKLTPSNTVLDELWNDFKLTPEVEIRNRLGAFLFSGDDVKKSVGMLSGGEKARLLLAKLSMENNNFLILDEPTNHLDIDSKEVLENALIDFDGTLLFVSHDRYFINRVATHVLELSENGSTLYLGDYDYYVEKKAEIEVSKVVATLVDSNKNEETPVNDYQAQKESQKELRKLMRQIENLEAEIEELENQAQAISEQMHTTNDADELMQLQAELDKISQRQEEAMLEWEELSEQV, encoded by the coding sequence ATGATTATTTTACAAGCTAATAAAATCGAACGTTCTTTTGCAGGCGATGTTCTATTTGAAAATATTAATCTACAAGTAGATGAAAGAGATCGTATTGCTCTCGTTGGGAAAAATGGAGCAGGTAAGTCGACACTATTAAAGATATTAGTCGGGGAAGAAGAGCCAACTTCTGGTGAGATTAATAAGAAAAAAGACATTTCCCTTTCTTACTTAGCACAGGATAGTCGATTTGAATCAGAAAATACTATCTATGACGAAATGCTTCACGTCTTTGACGACTTACGTACTACAGAGAAACAGCTTCGCCAAATGGAACTGGAGATGGGGGAAAAGACAGGTGCAGATCTCGATAAGATCATGTCAGACTACGATCGTCTATCTGAAGAATTCCGTCAGGCTGGAGGATTTACCTATGAAGCCGATATTCGCTCCATTTTAAATGGTTTTAAGTTTGACGAGTCTATGTGGCATATGCGAATCGCTGAGCTTTCTGGAGGGCAAAATACACGATTAGCGCTAGCCAAAATGCTCCTTGAAAAGCCAAATCTCTTGGTTTTGGATGAGCCAACCAACCACCTGGATATTGAAACGATTGCTTGGCTAGAAAACTACCTTGTAAACTATAGCGGTGCTCTCATTATCGTCAGTCACGACCGATATTTTTTGGATAAGGTAGCAACAATTACCTTGGACTTAACCAAACATTCTTTAGATAGATACGTAGGGAACTACTCAAGCTTTGTGAATCAGAAAGAACAGAAGTTACTGACTGAAGCTAAGAACTACGAAAAGCAACAGAAGGAAATTGCTGCTTTAGAAGACTTTGTTAACCGAAATCTCGTTCGAGCATCGACAACCAAGCGTGCCCAATCTAGACGTAAACAACTGGAAAAGATGGAGCGTTTAGACAAGCCTGAAGCTGGGAATAAATCAGCTAATATGACCTTCCATTCTGATAAAGTATCTGGTAATGTCGTTTTGACAGTTGAAAATGCTGCTATTGGCTATGATGGGGAAATCTTATCTGAACCGATCAACCTGGACCTTCGTAAGATGAATGCTGTTGCAATAGTTGGTCCTAATGGTATCGGGAAGACAACCTTTATCAAGTCTATTGTTGATCAGCTTCCTTTTATAAAGGGTGAGAAACGTTTCGGTGCAAATGTTGAAGTTGGCTACTATGATCAAACTCAAAGTAAGTTGACACCAAGCAATACAGTTTTAGATGAACTTTGGAATGATTTCAAATTAACGCCAGAAGTAGAAATCCGTAATCGCTTGGGGGCATTCCTTTTCTCAGGGGACGATGTCAAGAAATCAGTTGGCATGCTTTCAGGTGGAGAAAAAGCTCGCTTGTTGCTGGCTAAACTGTCCATGGAAAACAATAACTTTCTGATACTTGATGAGCCGACAAACCACTTGGATATCGATAGCAAGGAAGTCTTGGAAAATGCCCTGATTGACTTTGATGGGACTTTACTCTTTGTCAGTCATGACCGTTATTTTATCAACCGAGTAGCAACTCATGTTCTTGAATTATCTGAAAATGGCTCAACCCTCTATCTTGGTGATTATGACTATTATGTCGAAAAGAAAGCAGAGATAGAAGTTAGCAAAGTAGTGGCAACGTTAGTTGATAGCAATAAAAATGAAGAAACTCCAGTTAATGATTACCAAGCACAAAAAGAAAGTCAAAAAGAACTTCGTAAGTTAATGAGACAAATCGAAAACCTAGAGGCAGAAATCGAAGAATTAGAAAATCAAGCCCAAGCTATTTCTGAACAAATGCATACAACCAATGATGCGGATGAACTCATGCAATTGCAAGCTGAACTAGATAAGATTAGTCAGCGCCAGGAAGAAGCTATGCTTGAGTGGGAAGAATTGTCGGAGCAGGTGTAA